One segment of Synechococcus sp. HK05 DNA contains the following:
- the psaB gene encoding photosystem I core protein PsaB, translating into MATKFPSFSQGLAQDPTTRRIWYGIATAHDFESHDGMTEEKLYQKLFSTHFGHLAIIGLWVSGNLFHVAWQGNFEQWVADPLHVRPIAHAIWDPHFGQGAITAFTQAGASSPVNIAYSGVYHWWYTIGMRTNAELYQGSIFMMILSAWALFAGWLHLQPKFRPSLAWFKNAESRLNHHLAVLFGFSSIAWAGHLVHVAIPESRGQHVGWDNFLNVLPHPAGLAPFFTGNWGVYAANPDTAYQVFGTSEGAGTAILTFLGGFHPQSEALWLTDIAHHHLAIGCLFVIAGHMYRTNFGIGHSIREILEAHNPPKGTPGDLGAGHKGLYDTINNSLHFQLGLALASLGVVTSLVAQHMYSMPSYAFIAKDYTTQAALYTHHQYIAIFLMCGAFAHGAIFFIRDYDPEANKDNVLARMLEHKEAIISHLSWVSLFLGFHTLGLYVHNDVVVAFGTPEKQILVEPVFAQFVQAASGKAMYGFDVLLSNGASAASNASAAYMGGWMDAINDGGNDLFLQIGPGDFLVHHAIALGLHTTTLILVKGALDARGSKLMPDKKDFGYSFPCDGPGRGGTCDISAWDAFYLAVFWALNTVGWLTFYWHWKHLAIWQGNVAQFNESSTYLMGWFRDYLWLNSSQLINGYNPYGSNNLAVWAWMFLFGHLIWATGFMFLISWRGYWQELIETIVWAHQRTPLANLVGWRDKPVALSIVQARVVGLAHFTVGYFVTYAAFLIASTSGKFG; encoded by the coding sequence ATGGCAACGAAATTTCCTTCGTTCAGCCAGGGCCTGGCACAGGACCCGACAACCCGTCGTATTTGGTACGGGATCGCCACGGCTCACGACTTCGAGAGCCATGACGGAATGACGGAGGAAAAGCTTTACCAAAAGCTTTTCTCCACTCACTTCGGTCACCTCGCGATCATCGGCCTCTGGGTTTCGGGCAACCTGTTCCACGTCGCCTGGCAGGGCAACTTCGAGCAGTGGGTCGCCGATCCTCTGCATGTCCGTCCCATCGCTCACGCGATCTGGGATCCCCACTTCGGCCAGGGCGCCATCACAGCCTTCACCCAGGCTGGCGCCTCCTCCCCGGTGAACATTGCGTACTCCGGCGTGTACCACTGGTGGTACACCATCGGCATGCGCACCAACGCCGAGCTGTATCAGGGTTCCATCTTCATGATGATCCTGTCGGCCTGGGCTCTGTTCGCTGGCTGGCTGCACCTGCAGCCCAAGTTCCGGCCCTCCCTGGCCTGGTTCAAGAACGCTGAATCCCGCCTGAACCACCACCTCGCGGTGCTGTTCGGCTTCAGCTCCATCGCTTGGGCCGGTCACCTCGTGCACGTGGCGATTCCTGAATCGCGCGGTCAGCACGTGGGTTGGGACAACTTCCTCAACGTGCTGCCTCACCCCGCCGGTCTGGCTCCGTTCTTCACCGGTAACTGGGGCGTTTACGCCGCGAACCCCGACACCGCCTATCAGGTGTTTGGTACTTCAGAAGGCGCAGGCACCGCGATCCTCACCTTCCTGGGTGGTTTCCACCCCCAGAGCGAGGCCCTCTGGCTCACCGACATTGCCCATCACCACCTGGCGATTGGCTGTCTGTTTGTGATTGCCGGCCACATGTACCGGACCAACTTCGGTATCGGCCACTCGATCCGCGAGATCCTCGAAGCCCACAACCCGCCCAAAGGCACCCCTGGTGACCTCGGCGCTGGCCACAAGGGTCTCTACGACACCATCAACAACTCGCTCCACTTCCAGCTCGGTCTGGCCCTGGCTTCCCTGGGCGTTGTGACCAGCCTGGTGGCGCAGCACATGTACTCGATGCCGTCCTACGCGTTCATCGCGAAGGACTACACGACACAAGCTGCCCTCTACACCCACCACCAGTACATCGCCATCTTCCTGATGTGCGGTGCCTTCGCTCACGGTGCGATCTTCTTCATCCGTGACTACGACCCCGAAGCCAACAAGGACAACGTCCTGGCTCGGATGCTCGAGCACAAAGAAGCGATCATCAGCCACCTGAGCTGGGTGTCCCTGTTCCTCGGTTTCCACACCCTGGGCCTCTACGTCCACAACGACGTGGTGGTTGCCTTCGGTACCCCCGAGAAGCAGATCCTGGTGGAGCCCGTGTTCGCCCAGTTCGTGCAGGCTGCCTCCGGTAAGGCCATGTACGGCTTCGATGTGCTCCTCTCCAATGGCGCTAGCGCCGCTAGCAATGCCAGCGCTGCCTACATGGGCGGTTGGATGGATGCCATCAACGATGGCGGCAACGATCTGTTCCTGCAGATCGGCCCTGGTGACTTCCTGGTGCACCACGCCATCGCTCTGGGTCTGCACACCACCACCTTGATCCTGGTGAAGGGTGCTCTGGATGCCCGTGGCTCCAAGCTGATGCCCGACAAGAAGGACTTCGGCTACTCCTTCCCCTGCGACGGCCCTGGCCGTGGTGGCACCTGCGACATCAGTGCCTGGGACGCCTTCTATCTGGCTGTCTTCTGGGCCCTGAACACCGTGGGCTGGCTCACCTTCTACTGGCACTGGAAGCACCTCGCCATCTGGCAGGGCAACGTGGCTCAGTTCAACGAATCCAGCACCTATCTGATGGGCTGGTTCCGCGACTACCTGTGGCTCAACTCCTCTCAGCTGATCAACGGTTACAACCCGTATGGCAGCAACAACCTCGCCGTCTGGGCCTGGATGTTCCTGTTCGGTCACCTGATCTGGGCCACCGGCTTCATGTTCCTGATCTCCTGGCGCGGTTACTGGCAGGAACTGATCGAGACCATCGTCTGGGCTCACCAGCGCACTCCGCTCGCCAACCTGGTGGGCTGGCGCGACAAGCCCGTGGCTCTCTCGATCGTTCAGGCCCGTGTGGTTGGTCTGGCTCACTTCACCGTGGGCTACTTCGTGACCTACGCCGCCTTCCTGATCGCCTCCACATCCGGCAAGTTCGGTTGA
- a CDS encoding 2Fe-2S iron-sulfur cluster-binding protein, whose product MPVIRFVREGRDVECYPGENLREVALREGIALYGLKGQLGNCGGCGQCITCFVDVVGESSPGSLSGRTAVEEQKLRRRPQTWRLACQTLVNQSVLVLTKPQTGLGDLDQKVNQAKAEPLPAGPTAWPVQESDEDEEASGQTTTSDEEA is encoded by the coding sequence ATGCCCGTGATTCGGTTTGTTCGCGAAGGTCGCGACGTGGAGTGCTACCCGGGTGAGAACCTGCGGGAGGTGGCCCTGCGCGAGGGCATTGCCCTCTATGGCCTGAAGGGCCAGCTGGGCAATTGCGGCGGCTGCGGCCAATGCATCACCTGTTTTGTGGATGTGGTGGGCGAAAGCAGCCCCGGCAGCCTCAGCGGCCGCACTGCGGTGGAAGAGCAAAAGCTGCGCCGCCGGCCGCAAACCTGGCGCCTGGCCTGCCAAACCCTGGTGAATCAATCGGTGCTGGTGCTCACCAAGCCGCAGACCGGCCTAGGCGATCTCGATCAAAAGGTGAATCAAGCCAAGGCCGAGCCCCTACCGGCCGGTCCAACGGCCTGGCCGGTGCAGGAGAGCGACGAAGACGAGGAGGCCTCCGGCCAAACCACTACGAGCGATGAAGAGGCCTGA
- the psbB gene encoding photosystem II chlorophyll-binding protein CP47 has protein sequence MGLPWYRVHTVVINDPGRLLAVHLMHTALVAGWAGSMALYELAIFDPSDPVLNPMWRQGMFVMPFMARLGVTGSWGGWSITGETGVDPGFWSFEGVAAAHIILSGLLFLAAIWHWTYWDLEIWQDPRTGEPALDLPKIFGIHLLLAGLACFGFGAFHLTGVFGPGMWVSDPYGITGHLEPVQPSWGPEGFNPFNPGGIVAHHIAAGIVGIIAGIFHITTRPPERLYKALRMGNIETVLSSAIAAVFFAAFVVAGTMWYGAAATPVELFGPTRYQWDQGYFKTEINRRVQTALDNGATKEQAYASIPEKLAFYDYVGNSPAKGGLFRVGPMVNGDGLPTGWLGHIAFTDKDGRDLEVRRLPNFFENFPVVLEDNQGIVRADIPFRRAEAKYSFEQTGVTATVYGGALNGQTFTDPADVKRLARKAQLGEAFEFDRETYHSDGTFRSSPRGWFTFGHACFALLFFFGHIWHGARTLYRDVFAGIDPDLGEQVEFGLFQKLGDRSTRRLPEGYVPPAGTTLS, from the coding sequence ATGGGATTGCCCTGGTATCGGGTGCACACGGTCGTGATCAACGACCCGGGCCGTCTGTTGGCCGTGCACCTCATGCACACCGCTCTGGTCGCCGGCTGGGCCGGCTCCATGGCGCTTTATGAGCTGGCCATCTTCGATCCCTCCGACCCGGTGCTCAACCCGATGTGGCGCCAGGGCATGTTCGTGATGCCGTTCATGGCCCGTCTGGGCGTGACCGGCAGCTGGGGCGGCTGGAGCATCACCGGTGAAACCGGTGTTGACCCCGGCTTCTGGAGCTTCGAAGGTGTGGCAGCTGCTCACATCATTCTCAGCGGCCTGCTCTTCCTGGCCGCCATCTGGCACTGGACCTACTGGGATCTGGAGATCTGGCAGGACCCTCGCACCGGCGAGCCCGCCCTCGACCTCCCCAAGATCTTCGGGATCCACCTGCTGCTCGCTGGTCTGGCCTGCTTCGGCTTCGGCGCCTTCCACCTCACCGGTGTGTTCGGCCCAGGTATGTGGGTGTCAGACCCCTACGGGATCACCGGACACCTCGAGCCTGTTCAGCCTTCCTGGGGCCCTGAAGGGTTTAACCCCTTCAACCCGGGCGGCATCGTGGCTCACCACATCGCTGCAGGCATCGTCGGCATCATCGCCGGCATCTTCCACATCACCACCCGCCCGCCGGAGCGCCTCTACAAGGCTCTGCGCATGGGCAACATCGAAACGGTGCTCTCCAGCGCCATCGCTGCGGTGTTCTTCGCTGCCTTCGTGGTGGCCGGCACCATGTGGTACGGCGCAGCGGCCACCCCGGTTGAGCTGTTCGGCCCCACCCGCTACCAGTGGGATCAGGGCTACTTCAAGACGGAAATCAACCGCCGCGTGCAGACGGCGCTCGACAACGGTGCCACCAAGGAACAGGCCTACGCCTCCATCCCTGAGAAGCTCGCCTTCTACGACTACGTGGGTAACAGCCCTGCCAAGGGCGGCCTGTTCCGCGTGGGCCCGATGGTGAACGGTGATGGCCTGCCCACCGGTTGGCTGGGTCACATCGCCTTCACCGATAAGGATGGTCGCGATCTGGAAGTGCGTCGTCTGCCCAACTTCTTCGAGAACTTCCCTGTGGTTCTGGAAGACAACCAGGGCATCGTGCGCGCTGACATCCCCTTCCGCCGCGCTGAAGCGAAGTACTCCTTCGAGCAGACCGGCGTGACCGCCACCGTGTACGGCGGCGCCCTCAACGGTCAGACCTTCACCGATCCCGCTGATGTGAAGCGCCTGGCCCGCAAGGCTCAGCTGGGTGAAGCGTTCGAATTCGATCGCGAGACTTATCACTCCGACGGCACCTTCCGCAGCTCACCCCGCGGCTGGTTCACCTTCGGCCACGCCTGCTTCGCGCTGCTGTTCTTCTTCGGCCACATCTGGCACGGTGCTCGCACCCTGTACCGCGATGTGTTCGCCGGTATCGACCCCGATCTGGGCGAACAGGTGGAGTTCGGTCTGTTCCAGAAGCTGGGCGACCGTTCCACCCGCCGTCTGCCGGAGGGCTACGTGCCCCCTGCCGGCACCACCCTCAGCTGA
- the prmC gene encoding peptide chain release factor N(5)-glutamine methyltransferase — MANTVAAAEVLQWRRRQLEAGGEASHLDWLLDLGGGIRWQTLQQLRLYPEQPVELEAPLQRLEALWQQHLSSGVPLQYLVGRCPWRDLELEVRPGALIPRQETELLIELAEQQLGSSGGVWSTDQRPSLRWADLGTGSGCLAVGLGRSWPGSRGVAVDQSREALALAQRNLSRYQLLERVELRQGSWWAPLADMAGRLDLVISNPPYIPTAVWQNLEACVRDHEPALALDGGGDGLEAIRAIAAGAASHLAPGGWLLLEHHHDQSSAVLALLRAAGLEQVQAHRDLEGIWRFASGRRPGATP; from the coding sequence ATGGCCAACACGGTTGCCGCAGCTGAAGTTTTGCAGTGGCGGCGCCGGCAACTGGAGGCCGGCGGCGAAGCCAGCCATCTCGATTGGCTTTTAGACCTCGGAGGCGGCATCCGCTGGCAAACGCTCCAGCAACTGCGCCTGTATCCAGAGCAGCCGGTGGAGCTGGAGGCGCCACTGCAGCGGCTGGAGGCGCTCTGGCAGCAACACCTGAGCAGCGGCGTACCGCTGCAATACCTGGTGGGACGCTGCCCTTGGCGGGATCTGGAGCTGGAGGTAAGGCCAGGCGCGCTGATCCCCCGCCAGGAAACCGAACTGCTGATCGAGCTGGCCGAGCAACAGCTCGGCAGTAGCGGGGGCGTCTGGAGCACAGACCAACGCCCCAGCCTGCGCTGGGCCGACCTGGGCACGGGCTCGGGTTGCCTGGCGGTGGGCCTAGGCCGCAGCTGGCCAGGCAGCCGCGGAGTGGCGGTGGATCAATCCCGTGAAGCCTTGGCGCTGGCGCAGCGCAATCTCAGCCGCTACCAGCTGCTTGAGCGCGTGGAGTTGCGCCAGGGCAGCTGGTGGGCCCCCCTGGCCGACATGGCTGGTCGGCTGGATCTCGTGATCTCGAATCCGCCGTACATCCCCACGGCGGTGTGGCAAAACCTCGAGGCCTGCGTGCGTGATCACGAGCCCGCCCTGGCTCTCGATGGTGGTGGGGATGGTCTCGAAGCGATCCGCGCGATCGCAGCGGGTGCCGCCAGCCATCTCGCCCCGGGCGGTTGGCTGCTGCTGGAGCACCACCACGATCAAAGCAGCGCCGTTCTTGCCCTGCTGAGGGCGGCTGGGCTGGAGCAGGTGCAGGCGCACCGCGATCTCGAAGGCATCTGGCGGTTCGCCAGCGGCCGCCGCCCAGGCGCTACACCCTGA
- a CDS encoding acyl-CoA thioesterase — protein sequence MTEQQQPHPWRLIRRVLPQHTDHAGVMWHGAYLSWLEEARVEALSAAGLAYADLSAEGLELPVVSLSIQYRQALLHGEEVCVSSWVLPRQGVKLPWRSAFLKADGSVAAEAAVELVLVDLSAGPAQRKLMRRLPPALNQALKRLESGPT from the coding sequence GTGACGGAGCAACAACAACCGCATCCCTGGCGCCTGATTCGGCGCGTGCTGCCACAACACACCGACCACGCCGGGGTGATGTGGCACGGGGCCTATCTGAGCTGGCTGGAGGAAGCCCGCGTGGAAGCCCTCAGCGCCGCCGGACTGGCCTACGCCGATCTCTCGGCCGAGGGGCTGGAATTGCCGGTGGTGAGCCTCTCGATCCAATACCGCCAGGCCCTGCTCCATGGCGAGGAGGTGTGCGTGAGCAGTTGGGTGCTGCCGCGCCAAGGGGTGAAGCTGCCCTGGCGCAGCGCCTTCCTCAAGGCCGATGGCAGCGTGGCCGCCGAGGCCGCGGTGGAGCTGGTGCTGGTGGATCTCTCCGCTGGGCCAGCCCAGCGCAAGCTGATGCGCCGGCTGCCTCCAGCCCTAAACCAAGCCCTCAAGCGGCTGGAGAGCGGCCCAACCTGA
- a CDS encoding Sua5/YciO/YrdC/YwlC family protein: MPSLSCSPSALAARLQDGKAAIFPTDTLPALASRPEAANLLWELKQRPRHKPVILMAATAEALLHCLERPIEPAWQSMAERYWPGALTLVLPAQGAWLEQLNPGGSTLGLRLPACAAALELLALSGPLATTSANRSGEPACLDHHEAAERFPEVAQLGPVPWPAPSGQGSTVIEWLPEGGWKLLRAGAVMPPGLINQGGPR; the protein is encoded by the coding sequence ATGCCCAGCCTGAGCTGCAGCCCCAGCGCGCTTGCCGCAAGGCTCCAGGACGGCAAGGCCGCCATCTTTCCAACCGACACCCTGCCAGCCCTGGCCAGCCGGCCGGAAGCAGCCAACCTGCTCTGGGAGCTCAAGCAGCGGCCACGCCACAAGCCCGTGATCCTGATGGCGGCAACGGCCGAAGCACTGCTCCACTGCCTCGAACGCCCGATCGAACCGGCCTGGCAGAGCATGGCCGAGCGCTACTGGCCAGGGGCCCTCACCCTGGTGCTGCCGGCGCAGGGCGCCTGGCTGGAGCAGCTCAACCCAGGCGGCTCCACCCTCGGCTTACGGCTGCCGGCGTGCGCAGCTGCCCTGGAGCTGCTCGCCCTAAGCGGTCCGCTGGCTACTACCAGCGCTAACCGCTCGGGCGAGCCGGCCTGCCTCGATCACCACGAAGCCGCTGAACGCTTTCCGGAGGTGGCTCAGCTGGGCCCTGTGCCCTGGCCCGCACCCTCTGGGCAAGGCAGCACCGTGATCGAGTGGCTGCCGGAAGGTGGCTGGAAACTGCTACGGGCCGGTGCTGTGATGCCGCCAGGGCTGATCAACCAAGGCGGACCCCGATGA
- the psbM gene encoding photosystem II reaction center protein PsbM: METNDLGFVASLMFVLVPTVFLLVLYIQTSSRQG; encoded by the coding sequence ATGGAAACCAACGATCTCGGCTTTGTCGCCAGTCTGATGTTCGTGCTGGTTCCAACCGTGTTCCTGCTGGTTCTGTACATCCAGACCAGCAGCCGCCAGGGTTGA
- a CDS encoding DNA-processing protein DprA: MLWAGCPGIGWQRLERLEGMFGSLEVAWGASATDLIHGLSGHTRLHQRELEALEHYRSSHGPAPISAPPSAEQRQRWRKSACLLPSDLTYPEALLQLERPPLQLFWRGQGSRWAALGPSQAVAVVGTRRPSRHGLTMARLIGRALAEAGWPVVSGLAEGIDAAAHQGCLEAGGCPVGVLGTPLNRVYPRHHGQLQATVAEQGLLVSELPEDTPGRAGHFALRNRLQVGLAQALVLVECPANSGALHSAELAWELGMPIWVVPADAGRISAAGSNRWLTQGATPLLNPTDLTTSLGAGPLRPTRSNSVAAADAPLLQREAALLAALGAGASLDQLCDRLRLAPGVISERLLRLELAGVLRSEPGLWWRPC, translated from the coding sequence ATGCTCTGGGCGGGCTGCCCTGGCATCGGCTGGCAGCGGCTGGAGCGGCTCGAGGGGATGTTTGGCAGCCTCGAGGTGGCCTGGGGGGCCAGCGCAACCGACCTGATCCATGGGCTCAGCGGCCATACACGCCTGCACCAGCGGGAGCTCGAGGCACTGGAGCACTACCGCAGCAGCCACGGACCGGCCCCCATCAGTGCGCCACCGAGCGCGGAGCAGCGGCAGCGCTGGAGGAAGTCCGCTTGCCTGCTCCCCTCCGATCTCACCTACCCAGAAGCCCTACTGCAGCTGGAGCGGCCTCCGCTGCAGCTGTTCTGGCGAGGCCAAGGGTCGCGGTGGGCTGCCCTGGGCCCAAGCCAGGCGGTGGCCGTGGTGGGCACCCGCCGCCCCTCCCGCCATGGCCTCACCATGGCTCGGCTGATCGGGCGAGCTCTGGCCGAAGCCGGCTGGCCGGTGGTGAGCGGCCTGGCGGAGGGCATCGATGCAGCCGCCCACCAGGGCTGCCTGGAAGCGGGAGGCTGCCCCGTGGGGGTGCTGGGCACACCACTCAACCGCGTTTATCCCCGTCATCACGGTCAGCTCCAGGCCACCGTGGCGGAGCAGGGCTTACTCGTGAGCGAGTTGCCGGAGGACACCCCGGGCCGCGCCGGCCATTTCGCCCTGCGCAATCGGCTGCAGGTAGGGCTCGCACAGGCGCTGGTGCTGGTGGAATGCCCCGCCAACAGCGGAGCACTGCACTCCGCTGAGCTGGCCTGGGAGCTGGGCATGCCGATCTGGGTGGTGCCCGCTGACGCAGGCCGCATCAGCGCCGCCGGCAGCAACCGCTGGCTCACGCAAGGCGCCACGCCATTGCTGAACCCCACCGATCTCACCACCAGCCTCGGCGCAGGGCCACTTAGGCCAACCCGCAGCAACAGCGTTGCGGCAGCGGATGCACCCTTGCTGCAGCGGGAGGCAGCCCTGTTGGCCGCCCTTGGTGCTGGGGCCTCCCTGGATCAGCTGTGTGATCGCCTTCGACTGGCCCCCGGGGTGATCAGTGAACGGCTCCTGCGGCTCGAGCTGGCGGGGGTGCTGCGCAGTGAACCGGGGCTGTGGTGGCGGCCCTGCTGA
- the psaA gene encoding photosystem I core protein PsaA, protein MTISPPERGKTAKAQVDRVNNPATFELFGKPGHFDRSLAKGPKTTTWVWNLHANAHDFDSHTSDLEEVSRKIFSAHFGHLAVIFIWLSGAFFHGARFSNYSGWLADPTHVKPSAQVVWPVFGQEILNGDVGAGFHGIQITSGLFHVWRAWGITNETQLMALAIGALVMAGLMLNAGVFHYHKAAPKLEWFQNVESMLNHHLAGLLGLGSLSWAGHLIHVSLPTTALMDAIDAGKPLALNGKTIATYADIPLPHEFLNQDLIAQLFPGFGAGINAFFTGNWAAYSDFLTFKGGLNPVTGSLWMSDIAHHHLAIAVLFIVAGHMYRTNWGIGHSIKEILEGQKGDPLLFPASNGHDGLYEFMTTSWHAQLAVNLALLGSLSIIVAQHMYAMPPYPYIGIDYPTQLSIFTHHTWIGGFLIVGAGAHAAIAMIRDYDPAKHVDNVLDRVLKARDALISHLNWVCIWLGFHSFGLYIHNDTMRALGRPQDMFSDSAIALKPVFAQWIQGLHAAAAGSTAPNALAGVSEVFNGTVVAVGGKVAAGPIPLGTADFMVHHIHAFTIHVTVLILLKGVLYARSSRLVPDKANLGFRFPCDGPGRGGTCQVSAWDHVFLGLFWMYNSLSIVIFHFSWKMQSDVWGTVNADGTVSHITNGNFANSAITINGWLRDFLWAQAAQVINSYGSATSAYGLMFLGAHFVWAFSLMFLFSGRGYWQELIESIVWAHNKLKVAPAIQPRALSITQGRAVGVAHYLLGGIATTWSFFLARIIAVG, encoded by the coding sequence ATGACCATCAGCCCACCAGAGCGTGGGAAAACGGCGAAGGCCCAGGTCGACCGGGTGAACAACCCGGCCACCTTCGAACTGTTCGGCAAGCCCGGCCATTTCGATCGCAGCCTTGCCAAAGGTCCCAAAACCACCACGTGGGTTTGGAACCTCCACGCCAACGCTCACGACTTCGACAGCCACACCAGTGATCTCGAAGAGGTCAGCCGGAAGATCTTTTCGGCCCACTTCGGTCACCTGGCCGTCATCTTCATCTGGCTGAGCGGCGCCTTCTTCCACGGCGCGCGCTTCTCCAACTACTCCGGCTGGCTGGCCGACCCCACGCACGTGAAACCCAGTGCGCAGGTGGTTTGGCCCGTGTTCGGCCAGGAAATCCTTAATGGCGATGTGGGTGCCGGCTTCCACGGCATTCAGATCACCTCCGGCCTCTTCCATGTATGGCGGGCCTGGGGCATCACCAACGAAACGCAACTGATGGCGCTGGCTATTGGTGCTCTGGTGATGGCCGGCTTGATGCTCAATGCCGGCGTTTTCCACTACCACAAGGCAGCTCCCAAGCTCGAGTGGTTCCAGAACGTTGAGTCGATGCTCAACCACCATCTGGCCGGTCTGCTTGGTCTGGGCTCCCTCTCCTGGGCTGGACACCTGATTCATGTGTCCCTGCCCACCACCGCGCTGATGGATGCCATCGACGCCGGCAAGCCGCTGGCGCTCAACGGCAAGACCATCGCCACCTATGCAGACATCCCTCTGCCCCACGAGTTCCTGAATCAGGACCTCATCGCCCAGTTGTTCCCCGGTTTCGGTGCAGGCATCAATGCCTTCTTCACCGGCAACTGGGCCGCTTACAGCGATTTCCTCACCTTTAAAGGTGGTCTGAATCCTGTGACCGGCAGCCTGTGGATGAGCGACATCGCTCACCACCACCTGGCGATTGCGGTGCTGTTCATCGTGGCCGGTCACATGTACCGGACCAACTGGGGCATCGGTCACAGCATCAAGGAGATCCTCGAGGGCCAGAAGGGCGACCCCCTGCTGTTCCCCGCCTCCAACGGTCATGACGGTCTCTACGAGTTCATGACCACCAGCTGGCACGCCCAGCTGGCTGTGAACCTGGCTCTGCTGGGCTCGCTGAGCATCATCGTTGCTCAGCACATGTATGCGATGCCTCCGTATCCCTACATCGGCATCGACTACCCCACCCAGCTGTCGATCTTCACCCACCACACCTGGATCGGTGGTTTCCTGATCGTTGGTGCCGGCGCCCACGCCGCTATCGCGATGATCCGCGACTACGACCCCGCCAAGCACGTGGACAACGTGCTCGACCGGGTGCTCAAGGCGCGTGATGCCCTGATCTCACACCTCAACTGGGTGTGCATCTGGCTGGGCTTCCACAGCTTCGGCCTCTACATCCACAACGACACCATGCGTGCCCTGGGCCGTCCCCAGGACATGTTCAGCGACTCCGCCATTGCCCTGAAGCCCGTCTTCGCGCAGTGGATTCAGGGTCTGCACGCTGCTGCTGCCGGTAGCACCGCTCCCAACGCCCTCGCCGGCGTGAGCGAAGTGTTCAACGGCACCGTGGTTGCCGTGGGCGGCAAGGTGGCCGCCGGTCCGATCCCCCTGGGAACGGCCGACTTCATGGTCCACCACATTCACGCCTTCACGATTCACGTGACGGTGCTGATCCTGCTGAAGGGTGTTCTGTATGCCCGCAGCAGCCGCCTGGTTCCCGACAAGGCGAACCTCGGCTTCCGCTTCCCCTGCGACGGCCCCGGCCGTGGCGGTACCTGCCAGGTGTCGGCTTGGGACCACGTGTTCCTGGGCCTGTTCTGGATGTACAACTCCCTGTCAATCGTCATCTTCCACTTCTCCTGGAAGATGCAGAGCGACGTGTGGGGCACCGTCAACGCTGACGGAACCGTGTCTCACATCACCAACGGCAACTTCGCCAACAGCGCCATCACGATCAACGGCTGGCTGCGTGACTTCCTGTGGGCCCAGGCCGCACAGGTGATCAACAGCTATGGCTCCGCCACCAGTGCCTACGGTCTGATGTTCCTGGGTGCCCACTTCGTCTGGGCGTTCAGCCTGATGTTCCTGTTCAGTGGCCGCGGCTACTGGCAAGAGCTGATTGAGTCCATCGTGTGGGCTCACAACAAGCTGAAGGTTGCTCCCGCCATTCAGCCGCGGGCGCTCTCCATCACCCAGGGTCGTGCCGTCGGTGTTGCCCACTATCTGCTGGGCGGCATCGCGACCACCTGGTCGTTCTTCCTGGCCCGCATCATTGCGGTCGGCTGA
- a CDS encoding universal stress protein: MFRNLLIADSGKGHVEEMVRMLRDIPAVKQARINLLHVVSEQAGENYAEHSQKAAGIVAEAVQRLGLNPAEVNTIIRQGDTKQTVLKVADELDADLIVMGSRGLGRLQSILSNSASQYVFQLSTRPMLLVRDDLYVRHINRVMVAVDGTGVGDDALRLACELVRDTPGASLTGIHISRQDITPSRGGKSPADELLEKAVQRARGYGVEMKAIHRTGDIGRGVCDAAADDKSDLLVIASQDRRPLVARGLVDIDRLLGSSVSDYIRVHAPAPVLLVREPEGRR, translated from the coding sequence GTGTTCCGCAACCTTCTGATCGCCGATTCCGGCAAGGGCCACGTTGAAGAGATGGTGCGCATGCTGCGCGACATCCCAGCCGTGAAGCAGGCGCGCATCAACCTGCTTCACGTGGTATCAGAGCAGGCGGGTGAGAACTACGCCGAGCACTCGCAGAAGGCGGCCGGCATCGTGGCCGAAGCGGTGCAGCGCCTCGGGCTGAACCCCGCTGAGGTGAACACGATCATTCGCCAGGGCGACACCAAGCAGACCGTGCTCAAGGTGGCCGATGAGCTCGATGCCGACCTGATCGTGATGGGCTCCCGGGGCTTGGGGCGCCTGCAGTCGATCTTGAGCAACAGCGCTAGCCAGTACGTGTTTCAGCTGTCCACGCGGCCGATGCTGCTGGTGCGCGACGACCTCTACGTGCGCCATATCAACCGCGTGATGGTGGCGGTTGATGGCACCGGCGTGGGCGATGACGCCCTGCGCCTGGCCTGTGAGCTCGTGCGCGATACCCCTGGCGCCAGCCTCACCGGCATCCACATCAGCCGGCAAGACATCACCCCCTCCCGCGGCGGCAAATCTCCGGCCGACGAGCTGCTCGAGAAAGCCGTGCAGCGGGCTCGCGGCTATGGGGTGGAGATGAAGGCCATCCACCGCACCGGCGATATCGGTCGTGGGGTGTGTGACGCGGCGGCGGATGACAAATCGGATTTGCTGGTGATTGCGTCGCAGGATCGGCGCCCCCTGGTGGCGCGCGGTTTGGTGGATATCGATCGCCTGCTCGGCTCATCGGTGAGTGATTACATCCGGGTGCATGCACCGGCGCCGGTGCTGTTGGTGCGTGAGCCGGAAGGCCGCCGCTGA
- a CDS encoding photosystem II reaction center protein T, translated as MESFAYILILALGISTLFFAIAFRDPPKIGK; from the coding sequence ATGGAAAGCTTCGCTTACATCCTGATCCTGGCGCTCGGGATTTCCACCCTGTTCTTCGCCATCGCCTTCCGCGATCCCCCGAAGATCGGCAAGTGA